The following is a genomic window from Perognathus longimembris pacificus isolate PPM17 chromosome 20, ASM2315922v1, whole genome shotgun sequence.
TGCCCACGCTGCAGCCCGCTGATGGTGGGGCAGGGCCCACAGGAACTGCAGGGACAGCCACTGTGGCCACGGGGCCCCAAGCCCTCTTCCCAGGCAGCGCTGATTTGCTGGGGCTGCAAGCACCACCCACTGTGCTGGCCCACCAAGCCCTGGTACCGCCCCAGGACGTGGTCAACAAGGCCCTGAGCGTTCAGCCCTTTCTGCAGCCTGTGGGCCTGGGAAATGTGACCCTGCAGCCCATCCCGGGCCTCCAGGGCCTGCCCAATGGCAGCCCGGGTGGCGCTACTGCGGCCACACTGGGCCTGGCGCCCATCCAGGTGGTTGGCCAGCCTGTCATGGCCCTCAACCCACCCGCTTCACAGCTCCTGGCCAAGCAGGTGCCCGTCAGCGGCTACCTGGCCTCGGCTGCGGGGCCCTCGGAGCCTGTGACTCTGGCCTCGGCTGGCATGTCGCCACAGGGTACTGGCCTGGTCATCCAGAAGAGCCTCCCAGCCGCCGTGGCCACCACGCTCAATGGGAACTCGGTTTTTGCCGGGGCTGGCGCAGCCACTGCGGGGGCCGGAGGGGCGCCCTCGGGACAGCCGCTGGCCGTAGCCCCAGGCCTGGGCGCGTCGTCCCTGGTGCCTGCACCCAATGTGATCCTGCACCGCACGCCCACCCCCATCCAGCCCAAGCCAGCCGGGGTGCTGCCCCCCAAGCTCTACCAGCTCACCCCGAAGCCCTTCGCCCCCACGGGCGCCACACTCACCATCCAGGGTGAGGCGGGGCCGCTCCCGCCGCCACCCAAGGCCCCCCAGAACCTGACTTTCATGGCGGCGGGCAAGGCCGGCCAGAATGTGGTGCTGTCGGGCTTCTCGGCGCCCGCCCTGCCTGCTAATGTCTTCAAGCCGCCCCCCGCCAGCACTGCCCCAGGCACCACCGCTGCCTCGGCCGGtggggccccgccgccgccccccagcGCCCTGAGCAAGCCCATGAGCCTGCACCTGCTCAACCAGGGCGGCATCGTCATCCCTGCCCAGCATGTGCTACCTGGCCAGAACCAGTTCCTGCTGCCCGGGGGGCCCCTGGGCGGGCAGATCCTCGCCGCTGCCCCCCATGCGGGCGCCCCGCTCCTTGCCAACCCCATCCTGGCCAACCAGAACCTGGCAGCTCCGCTCAGCCTGGGCCCGGTGCTGGCCCCGCACTCGGGACCGCCCAGCGCAGCACACATCCTGTCGGCCGCCCCCATCCAGGTGGGCCAGCCTGCCCTCTTCCAGATGCCTGTGTCGCTGGCCGCGGGCAGCCTGCCCACCCAGAGCCAGCCGGCCCCCGCGGGGACTCCCGCCGCCACCGTCCTCCAAGGCGTCGCACTGCCCCCCAGCGCCACCGTGGCCATGCTCAACGCGCCTGATGGCCTGGTCCAGCCGGCCACCCCCACCGCCGCTGCCTCTGGGGAGGCCCCCCAGGTCCTCGCCGCCTCTGTGCAGCCTGCCTCCGCCGGGCCTCCTGCCGTCAGCACCCCACTTCCCCCCGGTCTCCAGCCATCACCTGCACAGCAGCCCGCACAGGCAGCCTCCACCCCTCAGGCCTCCGGACCGCCTCAGGCCAccaccccccagcccagcccgggccTGGCATCCAGCCCCGAGAAGATCGTCCTGGGGCAGCCGCCCTCTGTGGCCACCTCGGCCATTGTCACTCAGGACTCCCTGCAGATGTTTCTTCCCCAGGTACCGGCACTGGGATGGGACAGGGGAGGCTGGTGGGGTGCAGCCACTTGGGTGGGGGGTGTTCATATAGTTGAAGGGAGCAAGGCAGAGATGGCAGGCCCCAGGGGAGGCCCATGTGGTAAGGGACCTGCTGTCTGGGGTAACAGTGGACAGATTGACAGGCTGACTGATGGATGGACAAGGGACAGGACTGGCTGAAAGACATAACACAGGAGTTTCAGGGGGCATGGGGAAGGCATGGGTGGGTGGgcagatgatgggtggatggcgAAGGATTGCTGGATAGAAAATGGATGGAAGATGGAGGAAAGGATGGATTCAgtatagattgatggatagagcACAGATGGATgtggcagagagaggaagggtgggtggaaCTGGAAGACCGGCTGATAGAAAAGACCATGGTCCCCAGATTGGCATTGCCCCAGTGACCCTGGCCACATAGCACTCCTTCTCTGGAGCCCCTGGGGTGGCAGTCTTGAGTGGGAGGCTGGTGTCCCTGGGGGCCTTCTGACCCTGTGCGGCCACCATTGCAGGAGAGGAACCAGCAGCCCCTCTCCACAGAGGGTCCCCACCTCTCCGTGCCTGCCTCGGTCATAGTcagcgccccgcctcccgcccaagACTCAGCCCTGGCCACCCCCATCGCCAAAGGAGCTGGTCCTGGCCCTCAGGCCCCCGACAGCCAGGCTTCCCCGGCTCCGGCCCCCCAGGTAGACAACCCAGCagcctccaccctccctcctgcACTGCCCcttgctgccctgcctgcctctgTTTCGCTGACTTGGGAAATGTGCTCGCCTCTGTCCCCCGCTCTGCACTTCCTTAGTGTCTCCCGGGCACTGTGGTCATCCCAAGTAGCCCAGGTTATAGCAAGACAGGAAACGGGGTGCTTTCCATAGCCAAGCAAGTACTGTGTTCAGAGGGTTCACCTGGCAAAAAGTACTAAAGACACTCCGCAGAAAGTTCTgtgctccccagccctgagctccaTCCAGCTCCATCCCAGCTCCATTTTGAATTGCCTTACTGTGCTTTAAACACCACATCAAATGTGGAGGACTCTGCCCAAGGTTTAACCTGGCTCTTATCATTTCAGCTCAGCTCCACAATCtggtttctatttatttattgtgtaccagtaccagggcttgatccacagctccccttctggcttttttttttgtgtttaactggacataaaagtctcatggactttcctgcccagactggctaccAACccgaatctcagatctcagccttctgagtagctaagattgcaggcgtggtccactgacacccagcagagttcttattttaatttctgtttcttctttgtgaATGAGGTCAGGCGAGCCTTCACAGGTAAAGAGCCAGTCCATGATATCGTTGACCTGCTTTGGAGTTTTAAGCAAATGTGTGGAGGGGACAGCTGAGATGGACCTAGAGGATTGGAGCAGCAGCAGTGTGACCCTCCCTCCCAAGCAGGAGCACTTTCTTGTTTCACTGCAAGTAGTCTCCATCTAAACCTCACCACGGGGCCCATTTTCACATGTGGTACCAGAATAGAGAGGGAGATTAACCAGCCCAGGGCTACCCAGCTGAGAATGGCAGTTTGGGTTCAAACTCTGGAGCTGTCAGACTCAGTTTACCTAcctgggagaaaggaggaaggcagCTTGCCCACAGGTTGCTGTGAAAGACCTTGGCAAGGGATCCGAGCATAGGCCCAGGGGTGGCTCTGTCAGCCCTCGGTGGTGCTGGTCTGCAGCAGGGCTGGTGTGACAGAGGGTCTTGTGTGCTTGCCATGTGTACAGGTATACATGTCCCCTGGGGAAAGAGTCCCCCAGCGTAAGGGCAGCTGTGGTAGGCTGGacattgtggttcatgcctgtggttCATTCTAACTATGTGAGAAGCCAAGACcaggagggttgcagttcaaggccagcctgtgcagaaaactctgtaagctaggctggaggcataaTTCAAGTAGGGGAGCCCTGACTATAAGCAAGCAAGCCCAACAAgcgtaaggtcctgagttcaagccctggtactagcaaaaaacaaagacaaacaagacCAGTCTTTTAGTACTttgtcccctctctcttcctcctcttcttttatttttggtgctggttctgaggcttgaactcagggcttgggtgctgtcacttaaacttttgttttgccagttgtagagcttgaaatcagggcctgagcacttctttttttttttttggccagtcctgggccttggactccgggcctgagcactgtccctggcttcttcccgctcaaggctagcactctgccacttgagccacagcgccgcttctggccgttttctgtatatgtggtgctggggaatcgaacctagggcctcgtgtatccgaggcaggcactcttgccactaggctatatccccagccctgagcacttctttttaaaagctcaagactggcactcttccacttgaacttaAACTTTTTGctcgactagcactctatcacttggaccacagctccgtTTCCCCCCTATTCTTCCCTGATGGTTGTGTGTATTTTAAGAATCCATACCATCGAGGATTGGGTCCGAGGACTGCGTCTCGTGCATACTACCTGAGTCCTCCTTAGGGAGGATAGCTCGGTCTCAGTGGCAAGCAAGGTTGCAGGGTGTAAGATGTGGTCAAGGCACTGCCCCTTCTCCTTGCTCTCAGCATCCTAGTTTTTGGGACAGGTGCTGGAGGCCCAAGGTCATGGCTGTCCTGGGGGCCCCAGGCTGCTTCCTGGGGTCTAGGCAGGGGACAGCCCCCTTGCCACAGCAGAAATGCTGCTGCCCAGATCTTCACTTAGAGCCATAGCCCTTCTGGTCCCTCAGCTCATTGCTGGATAGGATTGTATCCTTCTGTTGGCTAACTGTGGGAGGGATTCTGGAAAGgtcccaggcaggaagcaaaagCCAAGGGAGACTTGAGCCCATGTTGCCCACGTCTGGAGACAGAGCAATGGGGCCAGAGGacagggaggctgaggaggggacACTGGGTCCCCTGGGGTGGCACCTCTGGCTGCTGGTGGGCATCTTAGGAAGACCATGAGCGCTCACTAAGCCAGGGGGAAAGAGGGACAACCGGAAGCAGCCTGCTAGGTGGGATAGGAGGGGGTGAGCACAGTGGGGACATGTTAGGCTGGAGGAGATGAACTCGGGAAGAGCTCATCTCCCCTCTGCCTTCCTGCTGCCCCCCCCTGCTGGTTTGTTTGTGAGTTTGCTGTGCTCCCCCAAACTCCATCTCTGTTGTGATGCTGGGTGTCTGAGGGCCTGTCAGCAGCCTCTGGCCTGGGTcagtcaaggctggccctctagcATTTGGGTACGTGCTTGGAATCACTGGTTTCACTCTGGCCTCCGCAGCCCTGATTCTGGGGAGCCTGTTTTTCAGGGGAGCCCCTTGCATATTGCACAGTGCAGCAGAGGCCCCTACATACCTGCAGACTCAGGGCCACCAGGGTCTGATAAAGAGGCACACAGCTAGGctggtgcccctccccccacttcaggACACCAAacagcccaggcctggaggtccCTTGTCCGGACCCTCTTCCGCCCCATGCCGCGTAGCACCCTGCTTTTAGCCTGGGACCCACTGCCTTGGCTTGGCTGCTGGCCAGGGCCCACTGccccttcctgctgctgcttTCAGTCTCCCATCGAGCCGGGCAGCCCTGTGTCCCCTGTGCTGCCCCTGCTGCTGCTTCGCCGCTGCCCCCAACCCCCAACCTCTGCCAGCTCGCCTTCCACTGCGGGGAGGGGCGCAAGTGGGGCAGAAGGGGGAGATGAGCGGGCAGACACGTGGGGTAGAGGGCGGGATGGGGTGTGGGCTGAGGGGGGAtctgaggaaggagaaagaaggggtCTTGGCAGGACCCATCCTCAGGGGCAGGGGAACAGGGGGACCCAGGGTGCTAGGTAGTGGGAGTGCAGGCTGGTCtgacccacccttcctctcccctgcccaGATCCCAGCCGCAGCTCCGCCgaagggcccaggccctgcctcttCCCCCTCACTACCTCACCAGGCCCCCCTGGGAGACAgcccccacctgccctccccacaccctgcccgccccccctcccggccaccctcccgcccccactcccgccccccctcccagccccagagctcGTCCCGGCCCCCCTCCGAGCCAGCCCTgcacccctgccccccgccccaggcgccccctgccctgcctggcatCTTCGTTATCCAGAACCAGCTGGGCGCCCCCCTGCCCACCAGCACCCCGGCTCCCACCGTCCCTGGCCCCCCGCAGCCTCTGCGGCccccatcccagcctcccgaggggCCGCCAGCTGCGCACCTGGCCCCAGCCTCCGCCTCCTCCGAGCCACCCACCAGGTTGCCAGCCCCCTCGCTACCCGACTTCCAGCTCCAGTTCCCCCCTGGCCAGGGGCCCCACAAGTCCCCGACGCCCCCACCGACCCTCCACCTGGTCTCCGAGCCCGCAGCGCTGCCCCCACCGCCTCCTCGGACCTTCCAATGGTGGCCGCCCCCTTCCCGGCGCTGCCCCAACCCAAGGCTCTCCTGGAGAGATTCCACCAGGTAACGGGGGCGGTGCTGACGACGCCCCTCCCACACGGCCCCTGCCCAAGCTCCGCCCCTGCCATGCTCAAGCTCCACCCCCATGCCCAAGCCCCACCCCTGCGCGCCCCCTGTATGTaagcctttccttccttctccagtaCACCTGACCTTGCCCACAGCCGGCCCAAGCCCCACCTCTCACCCACCTGTCCTTCCTCAGGTACCGTCTGGGATCATTCTCCAGAACAAGACTGGGGTAGTCCCCACCACCCCGCAGACCTCCACCAGCCTAGGGCCTCTGGCCAGCACCACTGCCTCTGTGCTGGTCAGTGGGCAGGCCCCACCCGGAACCCCCGCCGCTGCCAGCCACACCTCAGCCCCAGCACCCATGGCCGCTGCAGGTAGAAGAGGTGCAGGCACTCGGTGAGGAGGTGGGCTTGATGGGGTGGAGAGGGACCTTCACCCCAGTgaccctgggctctgtctctcttgcccaccccaggcctccctcctctgcttcctgccgAGAGCAAAGCTTTTGCCAGCAACCTCCCCAGCCTGGGTGTGGCCAAGGCCACTATTTCTGGACCAGGGAAGACCTCTGTGCTGCAGGTACAGGGGAcctcggggtagggaggagggCGGACCCCTAACTCGAGGGAAATAGGCTGGGAGGGCAGGATGGAGCTAGCTGCACCCTGCACCAGACAGAGGCAGCCAAGATGCCCAAGAGCCAGACAGGGACAGCAAGGGGCAGGCAGGACCACTGCCAGACCAGAGGCCAACCATCCAGGCAGCTGATGGGCACCAAGACAGCAGGTGACAATGTGAGGTgcccccagggcagggcaggcgaCACTGAGCAGCAAGGATAGGGTCAAGACCACAAGGTGGCccggcacccgtggctcacacctgtcaccctagcgactcaggagacagatcggaggattgaggtttgaagctagcccagacagaaaggtccctaagacccttatctctaattagccagtaaaaagctggaagtgggattgtggtttaagtggtagagcgccttgCTCAGAAAAgcgaaagaacagcacccagaccatgagttcaagcctgagaatctgcacacatgtacacagaagGCACTCTATAACTTGTgtcatttctcccccccccccccccccagtttgcctctttttcatatagggtctagaacttttgcccaagctagccttgaatcaCCAACCTCTCCCCTGCGCCTTCcctactgggattacaggcttgtgtgGGACCCACGCTGGGCCCCCCAGCAGGTCTCTGGCTTTCTTTGTGCACATATATATTAGCTCATGTTAGTTACTCGGAGGGAATCCAATCCACagcggggaggtgggaggggggcaggctggAGGGGGGACCCTGCCCCCCAGCAGTACTGGTCACTGGCCTCCTTCCTCCCAGTATGAGAGCAAGTTGAGCAGCCTGAAGAAGCCGCCCCCCCCTGCAACCCAGCAAGGAAGCCTGGTAAGTGAGAGACAGTGGCAGAGAAGGGGGGAGGTAAGCCATACGGAGACTGCTCACTGTGACCACCCGCCGGAGGAAGCCGCCAGGAAAGAAAAGGCTTAGATGCAGAGTTGGTGGTGTCGTGCCGCCCCCACCTGGCGGGAGGTAGAATTACATGGCGTCCAGCCTTCCAGATCTCTTCCTGCTTTGGGTTGCTGTGGGCCAGAGTGACTTCCCTCAcctttctgggcctcagttttctgTTCTGTAACATGGGGGTGCAGGTGGCACCTGCCGACTTTGGCCTGTTGGTACATGCTCCTTTCCCCTTGCAGTGTCCAGCTTGGGGCTGGAGCCTGTGATGGGGTCCTCACCCTGCTCTGTGTGTGATCTCTACCCCTGCCTGCCCCCAGTTTCCTGGAGCATTTGCACAAACATCAGGGATCCGTCCTGCATCCCGACTACAAGACGGCCTTCCCGTCCTTCGAGGACGCCCTGCATCGCCTCCTGCCCTACCACGTCTACCAgggtgccctgccctcccccaatgACTACCACAAAGGTGAGGCTCCCTACCTGTCTCCCTGTATCCCCCAGTGTGACCCCCTAGCTCTGGACCAGcactgggtgggggggcgggagggggaaggggctgtAAAGCCTGAGTACACTTGGCTGCACACACATCTGTAGTCTATACTGGTCTGTACTGCGCGCACATACTCATAGGCCCTCCGTGGTCTGTATCATGGGTGCATGCTTGTGGGCCCTCCGTGGTCTGTAATGCGCGTGTGTGCTCCTGGGCCCGCCGTGGCCTGTATTGTGCATGGGCGCTCATGGGCCCTCTGTGGTCTATACTGCACGCGCGGGCTTGTGGGCCCTCCGTGGCCTGTACTGCGTGTGCACGCTCGTGGGCCCTCCTTGGCCTGTACTGTGTGCGTGCTCCTCGTGGGCCCTCCTTGGCCTGTACTGTGTGCGTGCTCCTCGTGGGCCCTCCGTGGCCTGTACTGCGTGTGCGCGCTCGTGGGCCCTCCATCACGCACATCCGACCTTGGGCCCTGCTGGCTTTTCCTCCTGGCAGTGGACGAGGAGTTTGAGACCGTCTCCACGCAGCTGCTGAAGCGCACGCAGGCCATGCTGAATAAATACCGGCTCCTACTCCTGGAGGAGTCCCGGGTAGGGTCCCCATTCCCCCACCTCACCTGGAAAGGCGCATGGAGGGGAGGCCGCGGCCTGGGCACGGGACAGCGGGAGCCCACCTGGACCCCCAGACTGGAcacctcacccccctccccatcctcactcttctctcccccttttcctccagaGGGTGAGCCCCTCGGCGGAGATGGTGATGATCGACCGCATGTTCATTCAGGAGGAGAAGACCACCCTAGCCTTGGATAAGCAGCTGGCCAAGGAGAAGCCAGGTGAGAGATGAGGGGGGCTGAGGCACCTCACATCCCCTAACACCACCTCTCCCCTCAGGGTTGCCAgctaggggagggcagggccctgCCTCCCTATGCCACCAGGTGGTGCCAGAGCCCCATCCGAGAAAGGAGAGCGGGCCTGGGGGCGGGCTGGCAAGATAGGACGCCTTGCCTGGATGGCACCACTCTCCATGCCCATCGGGTGCTGGCACTGCAAAAACGAGCCCTCCTGAGTGCTTCTTCTCGGTGTCTTTAGTGCCCACCCTGGTCTGTGGGAGGCAGGTGGGAGGTAGAAGAGCATCCCTTAGCTATAACTTGGGACTGccctggttcaaatcccagctctgccaggcGCTGGGCGGGCGGCCTGGGCTGAGGCCCTGGACCTGTCCCCATGCGTCTctagtagccgggattacaggcgtgccccACCAGGCCCTatgttctccctcttcttctgcctCTGGGGACGGCCACAGGGTCATGGGAGCAGTGTGTCCCCGGGGTTTTGCCGAAGCTGCGCCTGGCAGGCCACGGGTGCTGGGATGAGGTCCCCTTGCCAGCGCTGCTGAGTTTGGGGGCTCTCCCCCCTGGCCCCGCAGATGAGTACGTGTCTTCCTCGCGGCCCCTGGGCCTCGCCGTCTCAGCGCCATCTTCGTCCTTGTCGGCCTCCGAGGGTCACCGGCCCCCGCCTGCAGCCTCGGCCCCCGGCCCGGTGCAGCCCCCCGCGCACCCACCCACCAAGCTGGTGATCCGGCACGGGGGCGCGGGCGGCTCCCCGTCCGTGACCTGGGCACGGGCCTCGGCGTCACTGGACGCGGATGAGGACGGCCCCATGCCCTCCCGCAACCGCCCGCCCATCAAGACCTACGAGGCCCGCAGCCGCATCGGCCTCAAGCTGAAGATCAAGCAGGAGGCCGGGCTCAGCAAGGTGGTGCACAACACCGCCCTGGACCCTGTGCACCAGCCGCCGCCACctccgccaccaccaccacctgcccCGGGCCGCACGCCcgagccgccgcccgccgcgcagGTCAACGGCACCGCCGACcacgcgccgcccgcgccccgcaaGCCGGCGGGGCCACCCGCGCCCTGCCCGCGCCTGCCGCTGCGCAAGACCTACCGCGAGAATGTGggcggccccgcgcccgcgcccacCAAGGTGGACGAGGCCACGAGCGGCCTGATCCGCGAGCTGGCGGCCGTGGAGGACGAGCTGTACCAGCGCGTGCTGAAGGGCGCGGAGcccggcgcggggccggggcctggggccgCGCCGCCCGAGCCCGCCTGGGAGCCGCCGCCGCTGCCCCCCAGCAAGCGCCGCAAGTCCGAGTCCCCCGACGTGGACCAGGCCAGCTTCTCCAGCGACAGCCCGCAGGACGACGCGCTCACCGAGCACCTGCAGAGCGCCATCGACAGCATCCTCAACCTGCAGCAGGCGCCGGGCCGCGCCGCCTTCCCCGGCCCGcacccgggccccgcgcccgcgcccgcttCCCCCGCGCCCTTCCCGCCTGCCAGCCACAACGGAGGCCTGGGCTCCAGGACGTTGAACAGATAACACCggctcctccccagcctcccggGGGGCGCAGCTGGGACACCCCAACCCCTCCTTGCCTAACTTATTTGAGTCACAAAGGCCTCCGTCCAACTCCCGTGTCCGTGGCCGGTGGGGTCTGGATGGGGCTGCAGTGTAATGTAAACGCGAAGGGGCCACCGTGGTGCCCGAGGGTTCTTCCTGCCACAGCCATTTCCTGTGGCCTGGGGACGTGCGTGGGGTGTGCGCGGCCCCGGGGTGCGCACATCCGTCACAGGCGCCAGGAGTTGGGTAGGGCCTCAGACCCACCAGGCCTCTCCTGCCGTCCACCCTGGGCCACGAGACAAAAGGCGGAGTGGCCCCATACGTGCGCGCACGCGCATGAGAGCTCCCATCCCTGCCTCCACCTCGCAGCCCGAGCCGCAGCAAGACGCGGGGtccccacccccgaccccagcccgggcttccctcctctccccacgtcccgccgccccgcgccaCGTTTTGAAATCTCGGAGACAAAACTAGTACTGTAAGATAAATTTTTTTGTACTGTATTTATTGTGTATAAcgatttttttaaaaggagaattcTGTACATTTAGAACTCTTGTAAATTAAAAGCCGatcctttttttaaaactgtACTCCAGCCCCTTCGGTCCAGTTGTTTTTCGTGGGAGGTTGGACAGGGAGGGCTCTCCAGGTATGCGGGGCCTGGAGCTcccctgctgggggtgggggtgggggtgggaggctggCCAGAGTGGGGAAGACGCCCCCCAGGGCTGAGTACTTTGCCGTcattcatgcatgccaggcatcTGGCATCTGTCTGCCTGTACTGATCACTGCGTGGCATAATGTAGAAAATAGCTCCCGCCCCAGGCTCGACGGGCAGTCACTACATTCCCCATAGAGGCCTGCAGCCCCCACCATCCCTGTCTGGGGGCCCTGAGCTCTGCTCTGGGGAAGCTTGGGGTTAGGATATTGCCAGCTTTACCTCGATATGGGCATCAACCTTGCTT
Proteins encoded in this region:
- the Bicra gene encoding LOW QUALITY PROTEIN: BRD4-interacting chromatin-remodeling complex-associated protein (The sequence of the model RefSeq protein was modified relative to this genomic sequence to represent the inferred CDS: inserted 1 base in 1 codon; deleted 1 base in 1 codon), which codes for MDDEDGRCLLDVICDPQALNDFLHGSEKLDSDDLLDAPVEAQSAFYEGPGLHVQEAPGNPLNPEPTQPTPSVDLDFLEDDILGSPAPGGGGGGSGGADQPCDILQQSLQEANITEQTLEAEAELDLGPFQLPTLQPADGGAGPTGTAGTATVATGPQALFPGSADLLGLQAPPTVLAHQALVPPQDVVNKALSVQPFLQPVGLGNVTLQPIPGLQGLPNGSPGGATAATLGLAPIQVVGQPVMALNPPASQLLAKQVPVSGYLASAAGPSEPVTLASAGMSPQGTGLVIQKSLPAAVATTLNGNSVFAGAGAATAGAGGAPSGQPLAVAPGLGASSLVPAPNVILHRTPTPIQPKPAGVLPPKLYQLTPKPFAPTGATLTIQGEAGPLPPPPKAPQNLTFMAAGKAGQNVVLSGFSAPALPANVFKPPPASTAPGTTAASAGGAPPPPPSALSKPMSLHLLNQGGIVIPAQHVLPGQNQFLLPGGPLGGQILAAAPHAGAPLLANPILANQNLAAPLSLGPVLAPHSGPPSAAHILSAAPIQVGQPALFQMPVSLAAGSLPTQSQPAPAGTPAATVLQGVALPPSATVAMLNAPDGLVQPATPTAAASGEAPQVLAASVQPASAGPPAVSTPLPPGLQPSPAQQPAQAASTPQASGPPQATTPQPSPGLASSPEKIVLGQPPSVATSAIVTQDSLQMFLPQERNQQPLSTEGPHLSVPASVIVSAPPPAQDSALATPIAKGAGPGPQAPDSQASPAPAPQIPAAAPPKGPGPASSPSLPHQAPLGDSPHLPSPHPARPPSRPPSRPHSRPPSQPQSSSRPPSEPALHPCPPPQAPPALPGIFVIQNQLGAPLPTSTPAPTVPGPPQPLRPPSQPPEGPPAAHLAPASASSEPPTRLPAPSLPDFQLQFPPGQGPHKSPTPPPTLHLVSEPAALPPPPPRTFXMVAAPFPALPQPKALLERFHQVPSGIILQNKTGVVPTTPQTSTSLGPLASTTASVLVSGQAPPGTPAAASHTSAPAPMAAAGLPPLLPAESKAFASNLPSLGVAKATISGPGKTSVLQYESKLSSLKKPPPLQPSKEACFLEHLHKHQGSVLHPDYKTAFPSFEDALHRLLPYHVYQGALPSPNDYHKVDEEFETVSTQLLKRTQAMLNKYRLLLLEESRRVSPSAEMVMIDRMFIQEEKTTLALDKQLAKEKPDEYVSSSRPLGLAVSAPSSSLSASEGHRPPPAASAPGPVQPPAHPPTKLVIRHGGAGGSPSVTWARASASLDADEDGPMPSRNRPPIKTYEARSRIGLKLKIKQEAGLSKVVHNTALDPVHQPPPPPPPPPPAPGRTPEPPPAAQVNGTADHAPPAPRKPAGPPAPCPRLPLRKTYRENVGGPAPAPTKVDEATSGLIRELAAVEDELYQRVLKGAEPGAGPGPGAAPPEPAWEPPPLPPSKRRKSESPDVDQASFSSDSPQDDALTEHLQSAIDSILNLQQAPGRAAFPGPHPGPAPAPASPAPFPPASHNGGLGSRTLNR